In the Mya arenaria isolate MELC-2E11 chromosome 11, ASM2691426v1 genome, one interval contains:
- the LOC128208496 gene encoding fibrinogen-like protein A, whose product MAEEFRMLHILSGDMMGARSFIQAIGLFFWVTSSGANVNYNAVLNVHDSCGSTHSTDVKPKDCTELQRAGKQSGIFTIYPNRPMQTGFNVSCDMDVDGGGWTVIQRRVSDTDFYKTWNEYQTGFGDLANNFWLGNQNISMITSQGRYELKNDLMATTGDTRYANYEVFSVGDAQSEYTLFVDGYSGNANDGMAHHNGVKFSTKDR is encoded by the coding sequence atggccgaggagttccgaatgttgcACATTCTGTCTGGAGACATGATGGGGGCAAGAAGCTTTATACAAGCAATCGGTCTGTTCTTTTGGGTGACAAGCTCCGGCGCTAATGTTAACTATAACGCTGTGCTTAACGTACACGACTCGTGCGGGTCAACTCATTCAACTGACGTAAAGCCAAAGGACTGTACAGAACTGCAACGAGCCGGGAAACAGTCGGGTATCTTCACAATATATCCCAACCGTCCAATGCAGACAGGGTTTAACGTGAGCTGCGATATGGACGTTGATGGTGGCGGGTGGACGGTGATCCAGCGCCGTGTCTCGGACACTGACTTCTACAAGACGTGGAACGAATATCAAACGGGATTTGGTGACCTAGCAAACAACTTCTGGCTGGGAAACCAAAACATTTCTATGATCACTTCACAAGGCCGGTACGAACTCAAAAATGACCTGATGGCTACCACTGGAGACACGCGCTACGCCAATTACGAAGTATTTTCGGTGGGTGATGCACAAAGTGAGTACACTTTGTTTGTCGACGGCTACTCTGGAAATGCAAATGATGGCATGGCTCACCATAACGGGGTGAAGTTTTCTACGAAGGATCGATAA